Within the Pseudarthrobacter sp. W1I19 genome, the region CCGCCCACCACGCGGCGGTCCAGGATGAAGTCCTCGTCCGTGAGGTGGGTGAAGGATCCAGCGGAGGCGGCCATCAGCACTGCCTGGAGCGCGGAGAAGGCGTGGGAGGGCTTGGTGAGCATGCCGCCGGCGATGAAGAGGCCGATGTTGTTGCAGGCTTCCTCGTTGGCGGAGTGCTGCCGGAGCCAGTGGTGGAAGGAGATGGTGTCCAGCTCGCGGGCCTTGGGGTGCGCCCAGGGTTCGGTGGGGCCGATCTCGGCGGCGAGTCCGTCCAGCAGGGCGATGAGCTTGTTCATCTCGGCTTCGGTGTCCGGGTCCACGGGGAAGGTGTCGCCGGTGTAGCGGACGGGGATGCCGTCCTTGCCGATGTACATGGACTCGCCATCGCGGTAGCGCGGGTAGGTTTCCAGGTTCAGTTCCTGGAGGAGGTCCAGGAGTACGGTCTGGTCCGGTGAGACCCACTGGCCGCCGATCTCCAGCATGGCGCCGTCAACGGTATCGGTCCAGGTGCGGCCGCCCACGCGGTCCCGCGCCTCGAGCACGGCGACGGTGAGGCCGGCTTTTTTCAGTTCGCGGGCTGCGGTCAGTCCGGAGGGCCCGGCTCCAACGACAACGACGTCGCGGTTCAGGTTCAGCATGATGTCCTCTCTTGAGCTCCCTCCTGTGACGGGGAGCACTAAATGAATGCCATTCATTTATTAGAACTATAGCTGTTTGGCGCCGGGACCGGAAGTGCCGGATGGAATAATGCAGGTGACCACCAGAGAAAGGCCAGTGATGCCGGCAGTACCAGCCGTAGAGGGACGCGCCGCGGGGAACGGGAGCGCCGCGAGTGTGGCCGCCGCCGATGATGGAGCGGCTGCCGGTAACGGGAGCGCCGGCAACGGGGGCACTGCCCGTCGGCGGGCCGGGCGGCCTTCTGCCGCACTGCTGGACAAGGCGGGAATCACGGCGGCCGCGCTGGAGCTCATCAACCGCAAGGGCTACGACGGTCTCACCATGGCGGGCCTGGCCAAGGAACTGGACGTGGCGCCGTCGGCCCTTTACAACCATGTGGCGTCGAAACGGGACGTCCTGCTCCTGGTGGAGGACCATCTCACGTCGCTGGTGGACGTGTCCGATTTTGGCTCGGCGCCGTGGGAGGACGCGGTGCGCAGCTGGGCCTGGAGCTACCGGAATGTCTTCGCCGCGCACACGCCGCTGATTCCCGTCATTGCGGTCCTCCCGGTGACCGATGCGCCGCAGACGCTGGCCATGTACGAGACCGTGAGCAAGGGGTTCCTCGACGCAGGCTTCCCGCAGGAGCGCGTTGTGTCCTCGATTGTGGCCTTCGAATCTTTTATTTTCGGATCCGCTTATGACGTAACGGCGCCCGAGGACATCTTCGATTCCGGATCCATGGCAGACTCGACACCCCACTTCACGGCTGCGGTGCGGAGCGCTTCCAGCGGGGCCGGGCGGCCGGCAGACGTGGCGTTCGAGCTGGGGCTCGAGGCGCTGATCTCGGGTCTCGGGGCGCTGCGGGGATGAGGGCTGCTGATCCGGGCGCGTAGGTTCCGCTCCGGCTGGCTGGGCAATTCAGGTGTGGTTGAACTCCGGGCGCATCCGCTCGACGTCGAGTTCCAATGCGAGCTTTTCCTCGTCGGTGAGTGGCCTCACCGCCTTCTCGAAGAGACGGAGACCGGCGGCCAGTCGTCCCACTGGCCGTCGCTCATGACAACACCTGTTCTCGATGTCAGCGCCCGGACGGCAGCGGCGATCAGGATCGCCGTAACTACCTCGTCGTAGGGCAGGTTTGCCGTCTTACATGAAGCAGCCATCCCCATATATTTAGGGCTCTTTGAACCCCGTAGAGAGAAGGTTTCGTACGCTTGGCCCGCAGCTCTAGAACCGTTCAGCTTGATGCCGTCAGCCTCGGTCAATACCGGAAGGCCCTGGCCGTTCGGGCCGCAGATGGTCACGGCGGAAGCGGCTATGATCTTGGCTGCATCAGCGAGCACGTCGGGGGTAGCCCTCAGGCCGGGGAAGTAATGGGTATAGCCCATGGTGCTCTCCGTTCGGGTCTTTCTTTTCATCCCGGATCGGGCCGGCACTGGTTCATGTTCAATTCACCAGTTTCACCTACTTTCACCCGTGAGGCTCCTTGCGGGGCCTGTACGCCCCAAGAGGTTTAGTCGACGTTGGCGTGGCGCAGGTACTGGTACACCGCCTCCCGGCTGATCCCGTAATCACGTGCAAGGAGGGCTTTTGATACCCGGCTGCGGGCGCGCTGAACCAGTTCGGCTGCCCGTTCCGGCGTGAGAGTCTTCTTTCGTCCTTTGTAGGCGCCGCGCTGCTTGGCCAGGGCAATGCCTTCCCGTTGGCGTTCCCTGATGAGGGAGCGTACAAACGGGTAAGCCGGGCCGGGCACTTGATAAAAGGATCATAAGCATGCTTATGATGTGTGTAGCCGAATGCGAACGGCTGCCAACCAGAGGAGGAAACACCATGGGATTGGGCGACAAGATCGAAAACGCTGCCGAGAAAGCCGGCGGCAAAGGCAAAGAAGCGGCAGGCACGGCCACGGGTGATGAGAGCCTGCGGACCGAGGGGCAGGCCGACCAAGCCAAAGGCGATTTGAAGCAGGCCGGCGAGAAGGTCAAGGACGCTTTCAAGAAGGATTGACCAGGCTTGAACGAAAGGCGCACTCAGCGAAGGGGGTGCGCCTTTTGTTGTCTCCGCAACGAGCGGAGCATCAATAGCAAATACCCGCCGGATAAGAACGGCCAGAAAGGCCTACGGGAGCTCGCATGACGGAAGTACAAAGGGCGGCGGTAACCGGCCAACTTTTCTGCCGGCGATATCGGCTTCAGGAGCTGGTCGGCCGCGGCGCCGCCGCAGGGGTGTACCGGGCGATGGATGATGCCCTGGGCAGGGAAGTGGCGCTGAAGGTCTTCTCCAAGGAGGGTGGCGAGCCCGAGTTGCTGGCCCGCCAGGACGCTGAGATTCGGATCCTCGCCTCCCTGATCCATCCGTCCCTGGTGACTTTGTTCGATGCCGGCATCGATCCGGATACGGAGCGGAGCTTCGTGGTGATGGAGTACGTGCCGGGCCCTGACCTCCGCCGTAGCCTGCGGGAGGGCCCCATGGACCCCGCTGGCATCGCCAAAGTGGGGTCGGATGTGGCAGCTGCCCTGGACTACGTCCACAGCCGCGGCGTGATCCATCGGGACATCAAACCGGGGAACGTGCTTCTCTACAACCGGCGGTCCGGCCAGCCGGGTACGCACTGGCGGGCCAAGCTCGCCGATTTCGGGATCGCCCGGGTGATGGAGGATGACCACCTTACGGGGACAGGCCGCATGGTAGGCACTGCCGCGTACCTGAGCCCTGAGCAGGCTCTTGGTGAGGCTTTGAACGGTGCAAGCGACGTCTACGCCCTGGGTCTGGTGCTGCTGGAATGCTTCACACGCCAGGTCGAGTTCCCCGGCAACCAGATCGAATCGGGCGTGGCGCGCCTCCACAGGAACCCCGTCATCCCTGACAGTGTTGGCGCAGGCTTCAAGGCCCTGCTGACTGCGATGACTGCCCGGCAGCCCGCCGACCGGCCAACCGCGGCAGAAGCTGCGGCCGTACTTCAGCGACTGGCCCTCCAGGACGACACGCACGCCGCCTCCGTGACAACTGCTGACGTCGTACCTATGGAGCGGAACGTCAGCAGTTCAAGGACTGCCGCGCCCCCGCCGTTGCCGCCGCATCCGCCAACCGCTGCTGCCCGGCAGTTGCGAAAGCCCCGAAAACGCGCCCGGGCTGCTCTAGCCGCGTCCATCGCGGCAGTCCTCCTCACCGGAGTGACAAGTGCATCCCTTGGGGGCGACCGCACGGTCCAGTCTGCTTCACCTGCCGGGCAGGCAGTACCGGCGCAAAACAATCCAGTCGATTTTCACCTTGACCAGCTCGAAACCGCCCTCAAGCACTCCCCCGTCCTCCAGTCCAGCCTCAACCAGGTGCGCCAGGCGGTGATCAACGGTGACCTTCACACTGCCCTCACCCAATTGGACCGGCTGGAAAAGGATGTAAGTGATGAAGCAGTCAGGAACGGGGCAACGTTCGAGGAATACCGGAGCATCACCACGGCCATCCGCCTGGTCCGCAACGATCTGCAAACACTCATCACCGCTGCTGCCGAACCCACCGCTGACGCAGTCCCCGCAGCCCCCGGGCCCGTGCCGGTTACAGCTGCAGACCCCGTTCCTGTTTCCAATCCCGTACCCGCGCCTGCCGTTATGGTCGCAACCCCCGTCGATGCACAGGCAGGTGATACCCCTCCAGCGGAGCAACGGGAGCAAACCGCGAACGTGGAACAAACCAACACAGGTGGAGGCCGCGATGACAACGAAAAGTCCAAGGCCGGCAAGCCGAACGATCACGGGGGCGGCAAAAACAAGAACTAAACCACCCCCAGGCTCCGAGCAGAAGGACCCGGCTCCCCCTCGGTAGGAGAAATGCAGGAGCCGACACCAGCACGTGCCGACCCAGCATCAAAGTGTCCTTGTCGTCCGCGGCTCTGGGACCCGATAGCAGCGCCCACTCCAAACTTCTCGTCGATTGACGGCCGATCCTGTGAGTCGGTCAACTTTCCTCCCGGGGCCCATCGTCGCCCTGCTTCCTTGAAGTAGTAAGTACACTTATCACCATGGCTTCTTGCACATGGAAACGCTGGGGTAGCCAGAAGCGCTGCCAGGTTGGAGGTGGAAGGCATGGATGAAGCGGCGAAGCGGCGGCTGGAACTCGCCGCACTGGTCGTTGATGGTTTGCAACCGCAGGTTCTTTGGCCCTCCTATTTCGGCCAAGCCCCGTGTTCTGAGTTTGAGCTGCGCGCCTACCTTCATGGCGTCCTTGCCCTTCCCGACTTTGAACACGGTCACGGCACTGACCCGAAGGGGAAGGAAGCCACGTCGGGGCGGTCGCTGCCACAGTCCAACCCGCGAAAATCCGATCAGCCGGATGGCTTGTTCGAAAGGACCGATGAGGATCTCTTGGCTGCGCTGGGAGCGGCGGGCAGGTTCCTTCTTACCCCTGAGCGGGCGGAGGAGGAACGGTTGGCATCCTTGCGGGAAACTGACCTCCTTCATTCAGGCCCGGAGGAAACTTTCGACCGGGTCGTAACTGCTGCCAGAGAGTACTTCGGCGTAGGCGCTGCCTCACTGTCACTGATCGCGAAGGACGCCCAGTTCTTCAAGTCCGTTATCGGCCCTCTTAGAGAGGAGACCCCACGTCAAATCGCGCTGTGCACAGAAACCATTAGGCGGGATTCGATGCTGGTTATCAACGACACGCTGACTAATGAGCAGTTCGCTTCGAATCCACTTGTCGTCGGGGACCCTTATATCCGCTTTTACGCTGGCTATCCCTTGAACGGTCCCCGTGGGTGGAACATTGGGACCTTATGCGTCATTGACCAGAAACCCAGGACTTTTACTCCATCTGACGAGCTGGTACTTCGGTCCCTCGCAGCCATCGTTCAAAATGACATTGACGCACGGACGTTGCGGTGATGCTGTCGACCGCGGGATGGGTGCCAGGGATCCATGACACAGCTCCCGATTAGATTGAGGCATGCCCATGACCGCTGAACAACTGCCGCCCATGGTGGAGCTTCAACACCTCCTGATCAGCGCTGAAAGCCTTGAGGAATTCTTTAGTGGTCTGTCGGGTGTTGCCGCCGCCACATTGAGTGAACGTACCCGGAGCGCCATTGATTGCGGCATCACATTTCAGGAGGGAACCCGCCGCGTTACGGTCGCCGGCAGCAGCCCGCGCGCTGTCCGTCTGGACGAAATTGAGCAGCGCATAGGTCACGGCCCCTGCGTTGAAGCCCTGCGAACCCTTGCCCCGGTGCTCCTGGGAGATGTCTCGAGTGACCATCGCTGGCCGTCCTATCAGCAGGAACTCGAGTCCCAGAACTGCCGAAGCGTTCTCGGCATGCCCTTGCAAATCGGCAAAGACTGCAGCGCGGCACTCAATTTCTTCGCCTCCAGCCAGGTCTTTGACGACCAGACGATCAAAGAAACCACTGCTTTCGCAGGCGCAGCCTCACAAGCTATCCGCCTCGTACTGAAAATCAAGGCCGCCCAGGACACAGCCGGAGAGCTGAGGTCAGCCCTGGAAAGCCAAACACCCGTGAGCATCGCTTGCGGGATCCTTATGGCCCAGAACCGTTGCAGCCAAAAAGAGGCCATGACCATCCTCAGAAACGCCTCGAAGGTCAGAAACCAGACACTGCAGGACCTCGCAAAAGAAATCGTCACCCACCTCTCTGGAGAAACCCCCGCTACATTCTTCCAAAGCTAAAGCCCATGAGCGAAAGAAGCGTTGAGGAAAAACAGCCCATCCCGCGACTGGCTTCGGTATCCACCCGCAAGCGGGCGAATGCCAGCTCCCCTGTCTTGACCCTAAAGGATGGGCCGAAAGGTCCCGTCGGCCAACCATATCTTCATGGCGCAAAAAGACAGGACGGCGAAGGCGGGAGCTAACCAACAGAGGGCGTGTCAACGCGGTACACCCAAAGCTGACAGGTCCTCGGCTGAACCGTCAGGGAGCCCAGAACGGAGCTTTTGACTCTCATGAGCGCCTCGCTGCTTTGGAAGCCTCTTCAGGGACCGGTACGTCTCGGCTTCTTCGCAGCCAGGTGCGGCAGGCACTCATGGTAGGTCCGTCAGCCCCACGGCGCCGTCTATTGAATGGCTCCAGGCTGCGCAGGCCCAGCGGGAGGTAGGTGCCGCCGTCGTGTTCCGTGGCCGCAGTTCGAAGTTCGCCCGGACGTTCTGCAGCGCGCGGGCTTTCCCCGCCAATTCGTCCAGGATCATCCTGGTGCCTTCTCGTGCCTGGGCTGCTGGGTCCTGACCGACAGTGGTCAGGCCAATGACCGGGGAGAATTCGTGGTCGTCGATGCCGATTACCGATAGGTCCGGGCACGCGCAGGCCGCGGCGCTGTGCCTGCAGGATGACGCCCATGGCCATCTCGTCCGAGGCGCACATAATAGCCGTGGGCTTGTGCCCGGGCGTGGACCAGTATTCGTCGAAGGCCTTCGCCCCACTGGCCAAGGTGAAATTACCGGAAAGCTCCCACTCCGGCCGCAACAACAGGCCGTGACGGTCAAGCTCGGATCGGAAGCCCTGGAGGCGAAGGCAGGGCAGAGGCCTGGTACCGCATCGAGTTAGATGAAAGGGACCTTGTCGTCGGGGTGCAGGTTCCAGAAGATACAGCTGATCCGGCAGGCCGGCCTGAGATCGGGGTCACGTTTTGGAGACCTAAGTCGTCTAACTACAAGACGACCAGAGATTCAAGAGTTGGGAAGTAAATGCAAACATCGATTGCGACCATGGTCTTCGGCACGGGTCACGCGGGGGTGCTGAAGTCGAACAGGGGAGAGGGAATGCACCTAAGCGACTCGTGGTGGCCTCCTGTCGCACTCTTCCTCGACCAGCTGGAAAGGTGACCGCTCAGTGAACGAGGACGCCGACGAGACGTCATCGCTCTTCAGGCGCGGAAGCACGGGGTACGGCCAACTCTTCGGCGTTGCCTACCGCCTTCTCGGGTCGGTGCACGACGCCGAGGATGCCGTGCAGGACGGTTTCACACGATGGCAGGAGCTTACTGAGGATGAGCGTCAGCTGATCCGAGAGCCGACCGCGTGGCTCACCCGTGTAGTGAGCAGGGTGTGCCTTGACCGGCTGGGATCGGCCAGAGCACGACGAGAAAGGTACCACGGCATATGGTTACCCGAACCCATGCTGGGGGAACCTTCCTCAGGAATGGGAAGCAATCATCAGAACCTGCCGGCAGGGTCACGCCTTTCACCCTATTCTGATCCAGCCGATGTCGTCACCCAGGATGAGTCAGTTTCCATCGCGCTGCTAGTGACCATGGAACAACTCACGGCCCCGCAGCGCGTGAGTCTCATACTTCACGACGTGTTCCAGGTTCCCTTCTCTGAAATCGCGGAAATTGTCGGGAGAAGCGCGGATGCCTGCAGGCAGCTGGCGACCTCGGCCCGCAAGAACGTCCGATCATCCCGCCGCGCAGAAGTTCACGGGGCAACAAGGGACCAGGTAATTGAGGCATTTGCACGAGCCTGCGCGGACGGAGACATGGAATCATTGGCCGCCGCCCTGGACCCAGACGTCGTTTCCAGAGCAGACGGCGGAAAATCCGTCAGAGTTGCACGGCGTCCGGTCGGAGGACAGCGCGAGGTGGCCCGTTACCTGGTAGGTGTGCTTAACCGTGAACGGCGCCAGCAAGGCGATTTCCGTGTCTCGATGGAACTCTTGAACGGATACACAGGGATCGTTGTTCGCCGGGCAGAACGGGTCGTTTGGGTGGCGGACCTTCAGGTCATCGATGGGCTCATCGGGACTATTGCAATCATCGCGGATCCGGAAAAGCTGAACACTCGGCCCGGTTCTTTTTGAATGCCTCTCTACGGGCCGTTCCTCCCGTAATAGCCGTTCTCCCGTAATACAAGTCCGAGCACCGCCGGTCATGTACAAAGGCTCAAATGAACAGCATCACGGCGGCGCTGAACACCACCGCCGCCACAAGCGGTGGTGTCCAGACATTCTGGGTTACCCCACAGCGAGAGGCGAGTACTCCGGCCACGCACCGTTCGGACCAGCGGCAGCCAGCAAGGCTTCGCCGTCGTTAGCGGGTGGATATATCCATTCGTTAGTGATCAAAGTCTTGAGGTCCCGGCCGCCGCTGCCGGTCATCAAAACGTTGCGTTCCCATCCGGACGTGACAACCGCCCCGGCCGGCCCCAGCGCCAGACAAGTCACGTAGTCATCGGGAGCAAAAGGTTCCAAAGGCTTGCCCAGCAGGTCCGCAGCAACATTGTGCCCCGCAAATTTACCGAGAGGCGTAGCGTGCTGGCAGCTCTGCATCACGGTTCGGCCCTCGGTAGCGATAGCGGCAGACGTGTCACCAGCCGCGTAGACGTCGGAAACGCCTTTCACCCGGAGGTATTCGTCGACATGCAGCCTGCCTATCCGATCGCGTTCGGCAGGGATAAATTTTGTCAGCGGGCTTGCAGCCATTCCCGCGGTCCAGACCACAGTATCTGTGGCTATTTCCGTTCCGTCAGACAGGCTGACGCTCCCGCGGCGCACAGCGTCTAGGCTCACTCGCAGGCGGGTCTCAATTCCGAGGTCTGTCAGCGCCTCCTTGATCGCTGGACGAGGATTGATACCCAATTCCGGTCCCACCTCCGCTTCACGCTCGACAAGAACGACACGCAGGGTCCCATGAGGGCCCGCGATCTCTCGCAATCGCATGGTCAGCTCTGTGGCAATCTCAAGACCAGTGAAGCCTGCCCCGATAACTACTGCCGTGTACTGACCTGCGCTTCCAGAGCGTTCCGGCAACCGGTGTAGATGCGAGTCGAGTCGGGATGCCCCGGCCAGGGTGTCGATGTCGAACATGTGTTCCGACCCGGGCAACTTCGGTTGGACAACCTGACTGCCGGATGCCAACACCAGCCGGTCATACGACAGCTCTGAGCTGCGCCCATCCTGAGTCACTGCGGTTACCGCTTTGGCCGCCGTATCGATTGCCGTCACGGTCGCAGCCAGCCGCTGAACGCCAATTGGTCCCAGCACGCTGTCGAGCGGGATGCGCATCTTGTGAGGGTCGGACTCATACAGGCGGGGGCGGATGACCAGGTCGTCGCCAGCGCTGACCACAGTGATATCCAGGTCAGAGTCGCTGACACCACACTCGCGCCGCAATTTGGCTGCACTTGCCGCACTCCAAACGCCTGCAAAGCCACCTCCGATGATTAAGACTTTTGCCACGAATCCACCTCTCATATTTGTTACTGTCGCCCGTGTCGGCATCGACGCAGGGTGTTGCATCCCTTTCCGGGATTTCACTTATTTGATGAGGCTGCTACTTCTGCTGGCGTACGTGCCATGTCCCCGTACACCCCAGACCCTGACGTTGACCATGTTGCCGAGTGTGCCCGTCAACCTGTCCGCCCTCATCACACCTGCTTAACCACCGGCCAGGATGGATGGCTACTTTCAGAACCGGATTGTTGTCCATGCAGTTATGACGATGCACAACATGGGAATGTGATGGGCGGCACTGTCATGCCTCGCGAAACGTGCTCCATAGCAAAGGAATTTCCTGCGCATGAGTTCTTCGGGAATCGACAGGTCGGCAGATTACGATGCCGAGGGAATGATCTGGCCGCAAGGCCATTCTCATCCGCCCATGGATTTTGGCTGACTGTTAAGGGGATGCGACGGTATAGGGCA harbors:
- the sigJ gene encoding RNA polymerase sigma factor SigJ; the encoded protein is MNEDADETSSLFRRGSTGYGQLFGVAYRLLGSVHDAEDAVQDGFTRWQELTEDERQLIREPTAWLTRVVSRVCLDRLGSARARRERYHGIWLPEPMLGEPSSGMGSNHQNLPAGSRLSPYSDPADVVTQDESVSIALLVTMEQLTAPQRVSLILHDVFQVPFSEIAEIVGRSADACRQLATSARKNVRSSRRAEVHGATRDQVIEAFARACADGDMESLAAALDPDVVSRADGGKSVRVARRPVGGQREVARYLVGVLNRERRQQGDFRVSMELLNGYTGIVVRRAERVVWVADLQVIDGLIGTIAIIADPEKLNTRPGSF
- a CDS encoding TetR/AcrR family transcriptional regulator C-terminal domain-containing protein codes for the protein MPAVPAVEGRAAGNGSAASVAAADDGAAAGNGSAGNGGTARRRAGRPSAALLDKAGITAAALELINRKGYDGLTMAGLAKELDVAPSALYNHVASKRDVLLLVEDHLTSLVDVSDFGSAPWEDAVRSWAWSYRNVFAAHTPLIPVIAVLPVTDAPQTLAMYETVSKGFLDAGFPQERVVSSIVAFESFIFGSAYDVTAPEDIFDSGSMADSTPHFTAAVRSASSGAGRPADVAFELGLEALISGLGALRG
- a CDS encoding GAF domain-containing protein, with the protein product MDEAAKRRLELAALVVDGLQPQVLWPSYFGQAPCSEFELRAYLHGVLALPDFEHGHGTDPKGKEATSGRSLPQSNPRKSDQPDGLFERTDEDLLAALGAAGRFLLTPERAEEERLASLRETDLLHSGPEETFDRVVTAAREYFGVGAASLSLIAKDAQFFKSVIGPLREETPRQIALCTETIRRDSMLVINDTLTNEQFASNPLVVGDPYIRFYAGYPLNGPRGWNIGTLCVIDQKPRTFTPSDELVLRSLAAIVQNDIDARTLR
- a CDS encoding serine/threonine-protein kinase, whose amino-acid sequence is MTEVQRAAVTGQLFCRRYRLQELVGRGAAAGVYRAMDDALGREVALKVFSKEGGEPELLARQDAEIRILASLIHPSLVTLFDAGIDPDTERSFVVMEYVPGPDLRRSLREGPMDPAGIAKVGSDVAAALDYVHSRGVIHRDIKPGNVLLYNRRSGQPGTHWRAKLADFGIARVMEDDHLTGTGRMVGTAAYLSPEQALGEALNGASDVYALGLVLLECFTRQVEFPGNQIESGVARLHRNPVIPDSVGAGFKALLTAMTARQPADRPTAAEAAAVLQRLALQDDTHAASVTTADVVPMERNVSSSRTAAPPPLPPHPPTAAARQLRKPRKRARAALAASIAAVLLTGVTSASLGGDRTVQSASPAGQAVPAQNNPVDFHLDQLETALKHSPVLQSSLNQVRQAVINGDLHTALTQLDRLEKDVSDEAVRNGATFEEYRSITTAIRLVRNDLQTLITAAAEPTADAVPAAPGPVPVTAADPVPVSNPVPAPAVMVATPVDAQAGDTPPAEQREQTANVEQTNTGGGRDDNEKSKAGKPNDHGGGKNKN
- a CDS encoding CsbD family protein produces the protein MGLGDKIENAAEKAGGKGKEAAGTATGDESLRTEGQADQAKGDLKQAGEKVKDAFKKD
- a CDS encoding NAD(P)/FAD-dependent oxidoreductase, producing MAKVLIIGGGFAGVWSAASAAKLRRECGVSDSDLDITVVSAGDDLVIRPRLYESDPHKMRIPLDSVLGPIGVQRLAATVTAIDTAAKAVTAVTQDGRSSELSYDRLVLASGSQVVQPKLPGSEHMFDIDTLAGASRLDSHLHRLPERSGSAGQYTAVVIGAGFTGLEIATELTMRLREIAGPHGTLRVVLVEREAEVGPELGINPRPAIKEALTDLGIETRLRVSLDAVRRGSVSLSDGTEIATDTVVWTAGMAASPLTKFIPAERDRIGRLHVDEYLRVKGVSDVYAAGDTSAAIATEGRTVMQSCQHATPLGKFAGHNVAADLLGKPLEPFAPDDYVTCLALGPAGAVVTSGWERNVLMTGSGGRDLKTLITNEWIYPPANDGEALLAAAGPNGAWPEYSPLAVG
- a CDS encoding GAF and ANTAR domain-containing protein, with the translated sequence MTAEQLPPMVELQHLLISAESLEEFFSGLSGVAAATLSERTRSAIDCGITFQEGTRRVTVAGSSPRAVRLDEIEQRIGHGPCVEALRTLAPVLLGDVSSDHRWPSYQQELESQNCRSVLGMPLQIGKDCSAALNFFASSQVFDDQTIKETTAFAGAASQAIRLVLKIKAAQDTAGELRSALESQTPVSIACGILMAQNRCSQKEAMTILRNASKVRNQTLQDLAKEIVTHLSGETPATFFQS